In Stomoxys calcitrans chromosome 2, idStoCalc2.1, whole genome shotgun sequence, the following proteins share a genomic window:
- the LOC131995207 gene encoding uncharacterized protein LOC131995207, which produces MLEISYSISFCYIIVLYYILVYSYRMPPILSRLSRSEANKNYYSCRICSQNHGLRKCKVFRKKDAKQRMQLVVTHRYCPNCLAHQHSSSSCFSTKGCRFCGGNHHSLLHIDNPKLRSKKTRTVKVEKSPTGEPPNTSSTNQRSLTIASIATPNATLLFPTAIILVVIGKKKHHIRAVIDPCTAISKISKQFVEELRLNTTVLGSESICAVSIASRHSSHTILDTTMRVNNHISMDTPNRSIDAAIAAKFANLTLADPKFYISGPFSIVLGSDIYGRIILPGLLASDGSLPVATNTIFGWVLSGSCTT; this is translated from the coding sequence ATGTTAGAAATTAGTTATTCAATTTCCTTTTGTTACATTATTGTCCTTTATTATATTTTAGTTTACTCTTACAGAATGCCACCTATTTTATCCCGCCTTAGCCGTTCCgaggcaaacaaaaattattactcTTGCAGAATCTGTTCACAAAACCACGGTCTTCGTAAATGCAAGGTATTCCGAAAAAAGGATGCGAAACAACGTATGCAATTAGTTGTGACTCACCGCTACTGTCCAAACTGTTTAGCCCATCAACACTCATCTAGTTCTTGTTTTTCAACTAAAGGATGTCGGTTTTGTGGAGGCAACCATCACTCCTTATTGCATATAGATAATCCAAAATTGCGAAGCAAGAAAACAAGGACAGTAAAGGTCGAAAAAAGCCCCACAGGTGAACCACCAAACACCAGTTCAACTAACCAGCGATCACTAACGATAGCGTCTATTGCAACTCCAAACGCCACTTTGCTATTTCCAACGGCTATAATACTGGTTGTGATCGGCAAGAAAAAGCACCATATCCGCGCAGTTATTGATCCTTGCACCGCCATTAGTAAAATATCTAAACAGTTTGTTGAAGAGTTACGACTTAACACAACTGTCCTAGGATCGGAGTCCATATGTGCAGTCTCTATAGCATCTCGCCACTCTTCTCACACTATTTTAGACACCACAATGAGAGTCAACAACCACATATCAATGGACACGCCTAATAGATCCATTGATGCTGCCATTGCTGCAAAATTCGCTAATTTGACTTTAGCAgatccaaaattttatatctctGGGCCGTTTTCAATCGTACTTGGATCTGACATATATGGGCGCATTATATTACCGGGTCTTTTAGCTAGTGATGGCTCTCTTCCAGTCGCCACAAATACTATCTTCGGCTGGGTGCTGTCTGGCTCATGCACCACCTGA
- the LOC131994850 gene encoding uncharacterized protein LOC131994850: protein MQQEAQQEMEIPETDQKSIQSTSNGDSIVPIQSCFAANSKTVLLGTAMVGIRHNGEIFKARALFDSGSEASFLSEHLFNLLKLKARKFMAHISGLNGTLSAKTQKICMLQITSPMTSGFDLEAPIMVIPKLTSSLPTFSVSEEMFSTLPDIHLADPEFYRSSYIDILIGADLIPQVMLNGIINPVCGSLLAQETVFGWILTGPIPKEPISVFRTTVSLPDDIALDELVSKFWELEDLPRVKPISDMDKYCEDMFVETTTRNEAGRYIVTLPFKPEFPSGIQLGQSQKIALSQYIRNENRLLRDIELKRQYDAVLAEYIELGHMKRVRDIDFTPKSNFHYLPHHAVVRPNSVTTKVRVVFNASNPTSNGMSLNDVLHPGPSLQKDLCTLLLQWRFYKVVFNSDIEKMYRQICVHPKHTTFQRILYRKSPYDEIEEFELQTVTFGVNCAPFLALRTIQQLATDVRLQYPLASEILESSMYVDDVLGGSHDILSATKTQKELISALGTAGFLLRKWTSNSKEFLKSIPKDHLLNSEFLEFEDSSKAKTLGVRWNAKLDDFYFVAGQLDANSDPTKRNILSNISKLFDPAGWLCPFIVLAKLLMRDVWLSKVGWDDPLPPNLLAAWHSFLGNYSRIGDIRIPRWIHFTPESDMELHGFCDASEKAYAIAIYVRVAAPSGEIVTHLLMSKSRVAPLKTISIPRLELCGAALLAEAIESILPSIPNCKVFCWTDSTIVLAWLMKPAFQWKTFVANRVSKICEVVPVDHWGHVESRQNPADLASRGVFPDELIQNDLWWFGPLWLRHPSSLGPIKNGLSIDETLLEAKTIHSHFTYFQNYQDPLDRFSSLGRALRVMAYVYRFISNCRASADITSRTHSLTNDEIQDVRDRLIVLSQKLFYPTEYKALSNGEQITSTSSLLTLNPFCDPKGLLRICSRIAHSESLTYNERYPIILPYHGTFSRLLILFIHCITLHGGNSLMLRMLRLQFWIPKAKILIKACVHNCKICVISKHKLRTQLMGTLPPERTTLSRPFTNTGIDFAGPFDIKNYSARSCTITKGYVCLFVCFATRAIHLELTSSLTTSAFLAAFHRFSSRRGCPLKIFSDNGKTFVGASKEVAKNFLQRSRDETLFQFSYQRLSWHFIPPGAPHMGGLWEAGVKSFKAHFRKMAGCHKFTFEEFTTILSRIEACLNSRPISPLSENPDDLLALTPGHFLTGGPLLSPAEPDESETTISVVNRWRRVVALSQQFSIRWKHEYLKELHKRIKWKRPQPNIQIGMEIGAYFEDILWQG from the exons ATGCAACAGGAGGCACAACAGGAAATGGAAATTCCCGAAACTGATCAGAAATCGATACAGTCCACTTCCAATGGTGATTCCATTGTTCCCATACAGTCTTGTTTCGCAGCCAACAGCAAGACCGTGCTGTTGGGAACGGCCATGGTTGGTATCCGACATAATGGGGAGATTTTCAAGGCACGAGCACTTTTCGATTCTGGGTCGGAAGCGTCTTTCCTGTCAGAACACCTTTTCAACTTGCTTAAACTAAAAGCACGCAAATTTATGGCTCATATATCCGGCCTTAATGGCACCCTCTCTGCGAAGACTCAGAAAATATGTATGCTTCAAATCACTTCTCCAATGACTTCAGGTTTTGACCTGGAGGCCCCCATTATGGTCATTCCTAAGCTAACATCCTCACTGCCTACTTTTTCTGTATCCGAGGAAATGTTTTCCACACTTCCTGACATCCACCTGGCAGACCCTGAGTTTTATCGGTCATCGTATATTGACATTTTGATAGGGGCAGATCTGATTCCGCAGGTCATGTTAAATGGCATTATTAATCCAGTTTGTGGGTCTCTTTTGGCCCAAGAAACAGTATTTGGTTGGATTCTGACCGGTCCCATTCCAAAAGAGCCTATTTCAGTCTTCCGCACTACTGTTTCACTTCCAGATGATATCGCCTTAGATGAACTAGTTTCCAAATTCTGGGAACTGGAGGACCTCCCTAGGGTTAAACCTATTTCCGATATGGACAAGTATTGTGAGGACATGTTCGTGGAAACCACCACCAGAAACGAGGCAGGCCGGTATATTGTTacgctgccatttaaacccgaATTTCCTTCCGGTATTCAACTCGGGCAGTCCCAAAAGATAGCTCTTTCTCAGTATATAAGAAATGAGAATCGGCTtctcagagatattgagcttaagaGGCAGTACGATGCGGTTCTGGCAGAGTATATTGAATTAGGCCATATGAAGAGGGTAAGGGACATTGatttcactcccaaatccaaTTTTCACTACTTGCCACACCATGCTGTTGTTCGTCCAAAtagcgttactacaaaagttcGTGTAGTGTTCAACGCGTCAAACCCTACCTCTAATGGTATGAGTTTGAACGACGTCCTCCACCCTGGTCCATCTTTGCAGAAAGATCTGTGCACTTTATTACTCCAGTGGCGATTTTATAAAGTGGTTTTCAATAGCGATATTGAAAAAATGTATCGCCAGATTTGTGTCCATCCGAAACACACTACATTCCAGAGAATTCTCTACCGAAAGTCCCCTTACGATGAAATCGAAGAATTTGAGCTACAGACGGTTACGTTTGGGGTAAATTGTGCCCCATTCTTGGCTCTACGCACAATTCAGCAACTGGCTACAGACGTAAGGCTTCAATATCCGCTTGCAAGCGAGATTTTGGAATCGTCGATGTACGTCGACGATGTTCTTGGGGGGAGTCATGATATTTTGTCCGCAACTAAGACCCAGAAGGAACTCATTTCGGCCTTGGGGACAGCCGGTTTTTTATTGAGAAAATGGACTTCTAACTCTAAGGAGTTCCTAAAATCCATTCCAAAGGACCATCTTCTGAATTCCGAATTTCTTGAGTTTGAAGATTCAAGTAAGGCCAAGACTCTGGGTGTTCGTTGGAACGCGAAACTTGATGATTTTTATTTCGTAGCCGGGCAATTAGACGCAAATTCCGATCCCACTAAGAGGAATATTCTTTCCAATATATCGAAACTATTCGACCCAGCTGGGTGGCTATGCCCCTTCATAGTTCTCGCAAAACTTCTAATGCGGGATGTTTGGTTATCCAAAGTCGGGTGGGATGATCCCCTTCCTCCGAATTTACTTGCAGCATGGCATTCATTCTTGGGGAATTATTCTAGGATTGGAGATATACGAATTCCTCGCTGGATACATTTCACTCCTGAAAGCGATATGGAACTCCATGGCTTCTGTGACGCCTCTGAAAAGGCGTACGCAATAGCCATTTATGTTCGAGTCGCGGCTCCCAGCGGTGAAATTGTCACACACCTCCTTATGTCAAAATCGAGGGTGGCACCATTGAAGACAATTTCAATTCCTAGACTCGAACTTTGTGGCGCGGCCTTACTGGCGGAGGCCATTGAATCGATTCTGCCGTCCATTCCAAATTGCAAGGTTTTCTGTTGGACAGATTCAACGATAGTCCTTGCCTGGTTAATGAAACCAGCGTTCCAATGGAAGACTTTTGTGGCTAACCGTGTTTCAAAAATATGTGAGGTAGTACCAGTGGACCACTGGGGCCATGTTGAATCAAGGCAGAATCCTGCGGATTTGGCTTCCCGTGGAGTGTTTCCCGATGAGTTAATTCAGAATGACCTTTGGTGGTTTGGTCCTCTGTGGCTTAGGCATCCATCGAGCCTTGGGCCAATTAAGAATGGTTTGTCAATAGATGAGACACTATTGGAAGCTAAGACTATTCACAGCCACTTTACTTACTTCCAAAACTACCAAGATCCTCTGGATAGGTTTTCTTCGCTGGGAAGAGCTCTTAGAGTGATGGCATATGTATACCGTTTTATTTCTAATTGCCGTGCTTCAGCCGATATAACTTCACGAACTCATTCGCTGACCAATGACGAAATCCAGGATGTTCGAGATCGTTTAATTGTCTtgtcacaaaaattattttatccaACTGAATATAAGGCATTGTCAAATGGGGAGCAAATTACGTCCACCAGTTCCTTATTGACTTTGAACCCCTTTTGTGATCCCAAAGGCCTCTTAAGAATATGTAGTCGCATAGCCCATTCCGAGAGCCTCACTTATAATGAGCGTTATCCTATTATCCTGCCGTATCACGGTACCTTCTCCCGATTGCTGATACTGTTCATACATTGCATTACATTGCATGGAGGCAACAGTTTAATGCTACGAATGTTGCGTCTCCAGTTCTGGATTCCAAAGGCGAAAATTCTTATAAAGGCCTGTGTTCACAATTGCAAGATTTGTGTAATTTCCAAACACAAGCTTAGAACGCAGCTGATGGGAACCCTTCCTCCAGAACGTACCACGCTCAGTCGACCATTCACGAATACTGGTATTGACTTTGCAGGTCCGTTCGACATAAAAAACTACTCGGCGCGATCCTGTACTATAACAAAGGGATACGTATGTTTATTCGTTTGTTTCGCTACACGTGCTATCCACTTGGAGCTCACAAGTTCCTTGACCACTTCAGCCTTTCTAGCGGCCTTTCACCGTTTTTCTTCCAGACGTGGGTGTCCCTTAAAGATCTTTTCCGACAATGGCAAAACATTTGTTGGAGCATCGAAAGAGGTGGCGAAAAACTTTCTTCAAAGATCGCGGGACGAGACACTTTTCCAATTCTCCTACCAGCGCTTATCCTGGCACTTCATTCCACCAGGAGCTCCTCATATGGGAGGGCTCTGGGAAGCCGGGGTGAAAAgttttaaggctcatttccgAAAGATGGCAGGATGTCATAAATTTACGTTCGAGGAATTCACTACTATACTTTCCCGTATCGAAGCCTGTTTAAACTCGCGACCTATTTCACCTTTATCCGAAAATCCCGACGATTTGCTAGCTCTTACCCCTGGACATTTCCTTACTGGGGGTCCTTTGCTTTCACCTGCCGAACCTGACGAATCCGAGACTACTATTTCTGTAGTTAATCGTTGGCGAAGAGTTGTGGCATTATCTCAACAGTTCAGTATTAGATGGAAACATGAGTATCTTAAAGAGCTTCACAAGCGCATTAAATGGAAAAGACCACAGCCAAATATCCAGATTG GAATGGAAATTGGGGCGTATTTCGAAGATATATTATGGCAAGGATGA
- the LOC106080998 gene encoding uncharacterized protein LOC106080998 — protein MLTRVFRTFSEFTHKHQILRGMISYGILFPCGSLAEQTLVEKRNFRTYDWNKCLKFCLFGVCFNGPALYMWMRVAAVMWPRTDIKSSMCKALTELVAYDPIAIGTFLFTMSRMEGRSTEESRQEVYSKFLDAYKVGAIYWPCVQTVNFAFVPLKNQVVYTSFFSMLWTTFLAYIKQMDIPNVDVDHHMEFHMDIHILDFHIHF, from the exons ATGTTGACCCGGGTCTTTCGCACATTTTCCGAATTCACTCATAAACATCAAATACTACGTGGTATGATTTCCTATGGAATTCTATTTCCATGTGGTTCACTGGCCGAACAAACTCTGGTGGAGAAGAGGAATTTCAGAACATATGATTGGAATAAATGTCTCAA ATTCTGTTTATTTGGTGTCTGCTTTAATGGACCCGCTCTCTATATGTGGATGCGTGTGGCAGCCGTCATGTGGCCACGCACAGACATCAAATCATCGATGTGCAAGGCCCTCACAGAATTGGTGGCATATGATCCCATCGCAATTGGTACATTTCTATTTACCATGAGCCGCATGGAGGGCAGATCAACAGAGGAATCCCGACAAGAG gTTTACTCAAAGTTCCTGGATGCCTATAAGGTGGGAGCCATCTACTGGCCTTGTGTACAAACTGTGAACTTTGCATTTGTGCCACTCAAAAATCAGGTGGTCTATACATCGTTCTTCAGCATGTTGTGGACAACGTTCTTGGCCTATATAAAACAAATGGATATACCAAATGTCGATGTCGATCATCATATGGAATTCCATATGGATATACATATTTTGGATTTCCATATACATttctaa